One candidate division WOR-3 bacterium genomic window, ATGAAGCAGTTTACGGCAGCACAGAACAAACAAGGAAGAAAAAGGTTATTGAGTACAGGGATTTTTATGACGGGCCTTATTTTGTGGATTATGGTTATTTGATAGTACCGGGTTCGGTTCGAGTTTTCTTGAACGGTTTTACTCTGGATAAGGCAAATTATTCCTTTGATTACTCCACTGGTTCCCTTTATTTCAAGGGATTGAGGATCTTGCCAGGTGATGTTATTTATGTAGAATATAGCACCTATTCGTATGCTCCCTCCCTTTTTTCAGGTGTAAGGGGAAGGTCAGGCCATTTTATTTTCGAACTAAAAAGGCTCAATTCCGTGGAGGGATTTTATTCTGGTTTTCCTGCAGAAATTTTGGATTACCTAAGGATGAAGGGGGATTCCTGTGCATCAGAGCCCTATCGTGGAGGTATCAGAACGGGAAAGGGGGATTATATTTTACAGGATTCTATTTATGTTTTTGTAGGGCAGGGTAGGGGTGATTATCAGGTCTATTTTAAATTTAAAGGCCAAGGCCAGGGTAGCTATGTCTTTGATAATTTAATCGGAGGATATAAGTTCGTAGGCAAAGGTAACGGGCTTTACGAACCCGAGATTGATCTTTATCCCCCTACCGATTTTCTGCTTGGAAAGTTTAGTTATGATGGACTATTTAGGTTTTCAGGAAGGGTAAGTTATAGGGACCTTAATACTTTAAGCCCTAAAGATGATGGTGATAATCTCGGCTACGATTTTGAATTAGGTCGGGATTTTCATACAAAGGCTTTTGATTTTCAATTCAACTGGCGTAATCAAAGTTCCAACTTTTCTACCATAGACGGGGAAATAGACCCTCTGTGGGGCACAGAGGATAAGGGCTTTTCCCACCAGATTAACCTATTTTTCGATTCTAAAAGGGTAGGGACTTCTTTAAAAAGTTCTGTAAGGGCTACGGAAGAAAAGGTTTCTTACCTTGTTTCTCTTGTAAATCAAGTGGGTCCCTTTCATGCTCAAGGAATTTTGAGTAAAACTGATACTCTGGGTTTTAAAATGCTTGCAGGTTTTGACTTTAAAAAGTTGCCATCTCTTAATCTTCTAATCTCTAAGGGCAGCAGCGCTAAGGCTTTTTTATATGACTCTTTACATGGTTTTGAATACCTTATCGGTGTTAATTTCGCGTTGGCTAAAAAAGTTTCTTTGTTTTCTAAGGCCGGTTTTAATTATAATTCCGATGAGAACCATTTATCTGCCGAGTTCCTTTATCTTCCGGAGTATCAGAAAACTTTGTTGTACAGCCTCGGCGGCACATCTAAGCTTGTAGGTGGCCTGTCAGTTAATGGATCTTTTTCTTTTGTGCCCGTCTTTCTGCCTCTTCAGGAGGAGAGATATTACCCCTCTCCAATGGGAATGTTTAACTATGACGAAAGGACAGGGATTTTCGTTCCTGATATTAACGGAGGATACGAGAGGGAGTTGGTAGTCCTTGGAGTTATGGATACGACGCTTCAGAAGTCTTATTCCTTTGGAGTTGATTTTGATTACACTTTTGTTGGATCCGCGCGGTTTGAAAGAACCTATTCCGAGTTTACTGATTACACGCTCATTTCAGTAGATTTGAGAAAAAATCAGCTGGAATTCAATTGGCAAAGATCGGTTAGAAACCTTTCCAATGTTTTAAATGGGCATAAGACAGAAAATAGTGAGATTGGTCTCAAATTTCCCCTATTAAAGCCGATTTTTTTGAACTTGAAGTATAGAGATTGCTTTGAGACGCCGGTTAACTATTCCATTTGGAGCGGATACCTTACCTTTACGTTTACTTTTATGTCGTTGACTTCTGGGCTGGATTACACCTATTTTGAGTCCGTCAACTTTCCCGGTCTACATCTTGAAGGTAGCGTGTTTAAAGCCTCAGAAAAATTCAGGGTTGTAGGCTCGTTTTACTTGAATTTTCCTTTAAATTCTCCGAGTGCTCTTCCTACGGTACTTCCAACTGCGAAGAGGTATGGAATCAATCTATCCATAAAAAGGCCCTTCGGGAGTGGAGAGTTTTTTATTGATGGATTTTATTCTAAAAGCTTGACAGCAACAAGCAAGGTTAAGGCTGGATATAATTTTCTATTTTAAGTCCTTTTCACTGAAAATTAAGGCTTCAAAAATGTAGATTTCTGTTTTTTCGTCCTTCCAGCATCCTGGATAAAGTCCTGCTTTTAAGCAGGTATGGTCCAGAAAGGTAATTCTATCCCAGTTTTCTTCAACGGCAACTTGAGGAAGTAGCAGGCCCTGGTAGAATCCTCTTTTGATTAAAATTCCGTGCCTACCCACTTCTATTTTGTTTATGTCGTCGATTTTTTGAAGCGGTGTTAAAACGGAGATTTCAATCTCAATGTCTTTTAATTCTTCTTTTCTTACAGGGTAAAACCGTGGATCATGGAAAGCGGATTCCTTTGCCAGGTCTACAATGGCTTTCCATAAAGGTTTGATGCCCGTGATGTAACCTATGCATCCTCTGAGTTCACCATGTTTTTTAAGGGTGACGAAGGCACCGACTTCCTTAAGTAGGTTCGGAGTCGGGTTTTCTAAGACAGGGTCTTTTTGACCATTAAGTTTGTTTTCTATTGACTTCCTTGCTAATTCCAGTAATACCTTTTTTTCTTCTTTAGTTAGGGTAAGGGTCTCCATTTCACACCCCCATCGCTATCCCTGCATATCCTACAACGTATCCTCCCTTAATTCCTGTAATATCTGCGGAATTTGTGTAGTGGATAAGCTGTGCCTTAGGCGTCTCAAAGGTCTCCTTTATAGCATAAAGCAATATAGCAATGCCTGTTTCACCGCAGGCCATAATAGACCCTTTTTGGGAGGCATCTATGAAACTTTCTGGATTTAATTCCAGTATTTTTGCAATTGTGTTTTTATCAGTTTCTACGCATTCTCTGTATGAGTATCCATGGTAAAGGTCCGAGCTCGCTACAATTAAAACTTCCTTGGAACCAAGTAGCAGCTTTGATAGGGTCTTGCCAGCCTCTCTGATTTCATCACGTTCCATTTCGCCAACAAGAAGAGGCAAGATCTTTGAGCCCGGTGATAAGTATTGTATAAAGGGAATCTGAACTTCTATGGAGTGTTCCCGAAGATGATTTTCAGGAGCCGCGATAAATATATCATTGTTTAGGATTTTCCCTGCACTTTCTGAGTCTATGATCGCTTCTCCCAGTGGGCTTATCCATTTTCCTTCGGGATAGACCGCAATTCCTCTAAAATAGACGTAATGAGATGGCCCGAGGATAACCACCGTTTTATAATAGTTTTTATCGAAGATATTCCTGTAGGTGCTATATGCTGTTAGTCCTGAATATACATAACCCGCATGTGGTGCAACAGCGCCATAGACGTCGAATTTAATTGGAGTAGAAATTTTTCTCTTTTCAAACTCTCTAAAGAATACCTCTAATTCTTCCTTTGTGTCTGGATAGAAGGTACCTGCGTGTTTTGGGTATCTTATCATCGGATTGTCACGGCAATATAAATGGGCATTCCATTTCTCAGAATCTTAAATCTGAGAGGTCCTGATGCGTTTTTGTAGGTCTTTGAAGCCTTAACGAAATCGCTGATGTCTTTAATTTCATAGTTCCCGATTTTTTGTATCAGGTCGCCCCTTATAATACCTGCAAAGT contains:
- the amrB gene encoding AmmeMemoRadiSam system protein B, yielding MIRYPKHAGTFYPDTKEELEVFFREFEKRKISTPIKFDVYGAVAPHAGYVYSGLTAYSTYRNIFDKNYYKTVVILGPSHYVYFRGIAVYPEGKWISPLGEAIIDSESAGKILNNDIFIAAPENHLREHSIEVQIPFIQYLSPGSKILPLLVGEMERDEIREAGKTLSKLLLGSKEVLIVASSDLYHGYSYRECVETDKNTIAKILELNPESFIDASQKGSIMACGETGIAILLYAIKETFETPKAQLIHYTNSADITGIKGGYVVGYAGIAMGV
- the amrA gene encoding AmmeMemoRadiSam system protein A, whose protein sequence is METLTLTKEEKKVLLELARKSIENKLNGQKDPVLENPTPNLLKEVGAFVTLKKHGELRGCIGYITGIKPLWKAIVDLAKESAFHDPRFYPVRKEELKDIEIEISVLTPLQKIDDINKIEVGRHGILIKRGFYQGLLLPQVAVEENWDRITFLDHTCLKAGLYPGCWKDEKTEIYIFEALIFSEKDLK